A stretch of Cytophagales bacterium DNA encodes these proteins:
- a CDS encoding polysaccharide biosynthesis tyrosine autokinase, with amino-acid sequence MEPNHPISTSADSSNPVDSFDLGKMLFTLRRSIIWIILFVVLGITGAYLIVRYTKPLYESSSVIKLDFESEANTLGLVTNGQLQQDKGISGEIEILRSNLFLRKVVEAIDYDVSYHYYGRYLSDERFGNSPFIISHKVKNASFYDRPLDITLISDAEFEIKLSKDGESIIKGRFGQDIVTEDLNLLVEKSKFYDQSLIGDTYFFIINSDNALIKYLQANSTVQPENFSAQTIRISLKDFNRVKARAFLTAMDTLYLEYTKDQKNKTIDQKIAFLDEQIAETENQIQEYENYFEEIIIENKTLSLEGDLARTLQEISLLDSQQLNIESKKEALDQLITNLISDESIRIDAYTLEQFPGFLQSAVKAYQEEITNRSEKLSSYNENTYVIEQIDHRISIQRKTLLQSLDQFKKGLDDAFLELSVKRLRLEDSFSQLPSMGREYNKIRSLFNMQENFLMGLRQSKMELELTKAGTVTNGTLLSPASSPATPIKPQKLLILGAGFVISITISMLFLVIRYLLNNHITSAKELEKLIPVPILGTVPFYTKEKLPLTKLIVNKGSKSALSESLRTIRTNMDFLNVDKEAKTVTITSTISGEGKTFVAVNLGAIIASTNKKVCIIDLDLRKPKVHMAFEQEARPYGSSTYLIGKSKFEDCIETTAVENLFYFPAGPTPPNPSELVLSDKFDEFLQRLKEEFDFIIFDTPPVGLVTDAILVMKKTDLQFYVVKSQYSRRAFTRTITDLVRVNKFSSLTVIFNGVKSGYGYGYGYGNYGYGGYGYGGYGYGYYEESAKPKGKIASIISSLF; translated from the coding sequence TTGGAACCCAATCATCCGATATCGACTTCAGCAGATAGCTCCAATCCAGTAGACTCGTTCGATCTGGGCAAGATGCTTTTTACGCTGAGGAGAAGCATCATTTGGATCATTCTGTTTGTAGTACTGGGAATCACCGGAGCCTACCTCATTGTTAGGTACACCAAGCCCCTCTACGAATCATCTTCAGTCATTAAACTGGATTTCGAAAGTGAAGCCAATACCCTCGGACTCGTCACCAATGGACAGTTACAGCAGGATAAGGGAATTTCTGGTGAAATAGAAATTCTTCGATCTAACCTCTTCTTGCGTAAGGTTGTAGAGGCCATTGATTATGATGTGAGCTATCATTACTATGGTCGGTACCTTTCTGATGAGCGGTTTGGTAATTCGCCTTTCATTATTTCTCATAAAGTCAAAAATGCCAGCTTCTACGATCGTCCCTTAGACATTACGTTAATTAGTGACGCAGAATTTGAAATTAAGCTTTCAAAAGATGGGGAAAGCATCATCAAAGGCAGGTTTGGACAAGATATTGTTACGGAAGACCTGAATTTGCTGGTCGAAAAATCCAAATTTTACGACCAGAGTCTTATCGGTGATACCTATTTTTTTATCATCAATAGCGATAACGCGCTGATCAAATATCTGCAAGCGAACAGCACTGTTCAGCCTGAAAATTTTTCAGCACAAACCATAAGGATCAGCCTAAAAGACTTCAATCGTGTCAAAGCCAGGGCATTTCTCACCGCGATGGACACCCTCTACCTGGAGTACACAAAAGACCAGAAAAATAAGACTATTGACCAGAAGATTGCATTTCTGGATGAACAAATCGCAGAAACTGAAAACCAGATTCAGGAATACGAAAATTACTTTGAAGAAATCATCATTGAGAATAAAACACTCAGTCTGGAAGGGGATCTTGCACGCACACTTCAGGAAATTAGCTTACTGGACTCACAGCAGTTAAACATAGAATCCAAAAAAGAGGCATTGGATCAGTTGATCACTAATCTCATTAGTGACGAGAGTATAAGAATAGATGCATATACACTCGAACAATTCCCGGGTTTCTTACAGTCTGCCGTGAAAGCATATCAAGAAGAAATCACGAACCGGTCAGAAAAACTATCTTCCTACAATGAAAACACCTATGTGATTGAGCAGATCGATCACCGTATTTCCATACAAAGAAAAACTTTACTGCAATCTCTGGATCAATTTAAAAAAGGACTCGATGATGCGTTTTTAGAACTGAGTGTGAAACGTCTCAGGTTAGAGGACAGCTTTTCTCAGCTACCGTCCATGGGTAGGGAATACAACAAAATCCGGAGCCTTTTTAACATGCAGGAAAACTTCCTCATGGGGCTGAGGCAAAGCAAAATGGAACTAGAATTAACTAAAGCGGGTACCGTCACCAATGGAACGCTATTAAGTCCTGCTTCATCACCCGCTACACCAATCAAACCTCAAAAATTACTTATCCTAGGAGCCGGTTTCGTCATTTCTATTACCATCTCTATGCTTTTCCTGGTGATCAGATACTTACTAAACAATCACATCACGAGTGCGAAAGAGCTTGAAAAATTAATCCCTGTACCCATATTGGGCACGGTCCCCTTCTATACTAAAGAAAAACTCCCATTGACTAAATTGATCGTCAATAAAGGCTCTAAATCTGCACTCAGTGAATCTTTGAGGACCATCCGTACCAATATGGATTTCCTAAATGTCGACAAAGAAGCTAAGACCGTGACCATCACGTCAACAATCAGTGGAGAGGGGAAGACATTCGTCGCGGTAAACCTTGGCGCTATCATCGCCTCAACGAATAAAAAAGTCTGCATCATTGATCTTGACCTCCGTAAACCGAAGGTGCATATGGCTTTCGAACAAGAAGCAAGACCTTACGGTTCGAGTACTTATCTAATCGGAAAAAGTAAGTTCGAAGATTGCATCGAGACAACAGCTGTAGAAAACCTTTTTTACTTTCCTGCAGGCCCCACACCTCCCAACCCTTCGGAGTTGGTGCTTAGTGACAAATTCGATGAGTTTTTACAACGCCTCAAAGAAGAGTTTGATTTCATAATTTTCGATACCCCACCCGTTGGACTGGTTACAGACGCGATCCTTGTGATGAAAAAAACGGACCTGCAATTCTACGTCGTGAAATCACAGTATTCCAGACGAGCATTCACCAGAACGATCACTGATCTGGTCAGAGTGAATAAGTTTTCCTCCCTCACTGTGATCTTCAATGGCGTTAAAAGCGGGTATGGGTATGGTTACGGGTATGGTAACTATGGGTACGGCGGATATGGCTATGGCGGATATGGTTACGGCTATTATGAAGAAAGCGCTAAACCCAAAGGCAAAATTGCCTCGATCATTAGCTCCTTATTCTAA
- a CDS encoding CpsB/CapC family capsule biosynthesis tyrosine phosphatase: MFFQKKPDQSLPIDIHSHLLPGIDDGVKSMEESMEAIQGLMQLGFKGCVTTPHFYEEFYPNKESEVLSLGEEVAREIEKRSLDFKLIAAGEYFIDSSLLEKVKSGHQLNTFGKHHILVETSFLAKPQIFEEVIFELKTAGYHPVLAHPERYQYLFEQPSLARDWHDQGILMQVTSGSLAGIYGKGPQKLARNFIDMNIVNMLGSDLHTPKQLAGLKAGMTTKHYKKAVKSILLNHSLA; this comes from the coding sequence ATGTTCTTTCAGAAAAAACCTGATCAGTCCTTACCGATTGATATTCACTCGCACCTGCTACCAGGAATCGATGACGGTGTGAAATCGATGGAGGAGAGTATGGAGGCCATTCAAGGACTCATGCAGTTGGGATTTAAAGGGTGTGTCACCACGCCTCATTTCTACGAGGAATTCTATCCCAACAAGGAAAGCGAGGTGTTGTCACTGGGCGAAGAGGTTGCTCGTGAAATTGAAAAAAGATCACTGGACTTTAAGTTGATCGCAGCCGGAGAGTACTTCATTGATTCCAGTTTACTGGAAAAAGTAAAATCAGGTCACCAATTAAATACATTTGGCAAGCATCACATTTTGGTAGAAACTTCTTTTCTGGCAAAACCTCAGATTTTTGAAGAAGTAATCTTCGAGTTAAAAACCGCAGGCTATCACCCTGTGTTAGCACATCCTGAGCGTTATCAATATTTATTTGAACAACCCTCCCTGGCTAGGGATTGGCATGACCAGGGAATACTCATGCAAGTCACCAGTGGTTCACTGGCTGGTATCTACGGGAAAGGACCTCAAAAGCTGGCAAGAAACTTCATTGACATGAATATCGTTAACATGCTAGGGTCTGACCTACACACCCCAAAGCAATTGGCAGGATTGAAAGCAGGCATGACCACTAAACATTATAAAAAAGCGGTAAAATCAATCTTATTGAATCATTCACTGGCTTAG
- a CDS encoding tetratricopeptide repeat protein encodes MQEDYKKKEQRELIKKFEALLKNKQSYYFNEDAFLEIIAYYQEHDKLKMAAKATKIALEQYPYSTDLVAERADVLIKLNEPDQAIEILENTLIFQPNDPDLLLQLGTIMALLSKYEAAIEKFRIALISAEEKDEVLYNIGLSYQGLQDYAKAIESYKEALEHNVTNEGVLYELAYCLDLNGELEHSIKYYQEFIDRDPYSEFAWYNLGIVFNKIGEIDKAIEAYEFAIAIEDGFSSAHFNLGNAFMNAGRFNEALNAYNRTQEIEGASAEIYCHTGACYEKMETFDLAVKYYQKAVKLDQLYHEAWFGLGVVLSIQKKFYESVHFLTKATKLEPENALYWKSLAYAENSTGNIVSAIDAYIEASELDPSDPQTWLDWSEVYYEQGDYENAYAIVEGGLNELPDNTELLYRSVVYLVSANRYKEAFSKLEIALILDFEGHTLLFDFFQNPQTQTALFRIIEQYRKNER; translated from the coding sequence ATGCAGGAAGACTATAAAAAAAAGGAACAGAGGGAGTTAATCAAAAAATTTGAAGCACTCCTTAAAAACAAACAGAGCTACTATTTCAACGAAGATGCTTTTCTGGAGATCATAGCATACTATCAGGAGCACGATAAATTGAAAATGGCAGCCAAGGCAACTAAAATTGCTTTGGAACAATACCCTTACAGCACAGATCTGGTAGCTGAAAGAGCCGACGTACTCATTAAGCTAAATGAGCCTGACCAAGCGATTGAAATTCTGGAAAACACCCTGATCTTTCAACCTAATGATCCCGACCTATTGCTGCAGCTAGGAACGATCATGGCCTTGCTTTCCAAATATGAAGCAGCCATTGAGAAATTCAGGATCGCCTTGATTTCCGCAGAGGAAAAAGACGAGGTATTGTACAACATTGGCCTTAGTTATCAGGGACTTCAGGATTATGCGAAAGCAATAGAAAGCTACAAAGAAGCCCTGGAACACAATGTAACGAATGAAGGTGTTCTTTATGAGCTGGCCTACTGTCTGGACCTAAATGGCGAATTAGAGCACAGCATAAAATATTATCAGGAATTCATCGATCGAGATCCTTATTCGGAGTTTGCCTGGTACAATCTGGGGATTGTTTTTAACAAGATCGGCGAAATCGATAAGGCCATAGAGGCTTATGAATTCGCCATTGCCATTGAAGACGGTTTTAGCAGTGCTCATTTCAATCTGGGAAATGCCTTCATGAATGCGGGCCGTTTCAACGAGGCCTTGAACGCTTACAATCGCACCCAGGAAATAGAAGGAGCAAGTGCTGAGATTTATTGTCATACTGGGGCATGCTATGAAAAAATGGAGACATTTGACCTGGCAGTGAAGTATTACCAAAAAGCCGTAAAGCTCGATCAACTCTACCATGAGGCCTGGTTTGGGCTGGGAGTTGTTTTGTCCATTCAAAAGAAATTTTATGAGTCAGTTCATTTCCTGACCAAAGCCACCAAGCTGGAACCTGAAAATGCCTTGTATTGGAAGTCACTGGCATATGCGGAAAATAGCACAGGTAACATCGTCTCTGCAATAGATGCTTACATTGAAGCGAGTGAGCTGGATCCCTCCGATCCTCAGACCTGGCTGGACTGGTCCGAGGTATATTACGAACAGGGAGACTATGAAAATGCCTACGCAATCGTAGAAGGTGGGCTCAACGAACTTCCAGACAACACCGAACTGCTGTATCGGAGTGTTGTTTATCTCGTATCTGCGAATCGATACAAAGAAGCATTTAGTAAACTGGAAATCGCGCTAATCCTTGATTTTGAGGGCCACACGTTGCTTTTTGATTTTTTTCAAAATCCCCAAACCCAGACAGCACTGTTCAGAATAATCGAGCAGTATCGAAAAAACGAACGCTAA
- a CDS encoding phosphosulfolactate synthase — MNYDLSQLPDRTSKPRNTGFTMVMDKGLSLREMEDMIETCGEFVDIIKFGWATSYVTPKLKEKIALLKDAGIPFYFGGTLFEAFVIRNQLDDYRKVLDKFGVEYAEVSDGSIEMNHDDKCEYISQLSGQVTVLSEVGSKDAAKIIPPYKWIEQMRTELEAGAWKVIGESREAGNVGLFRDSGEVRQGLVEEILTQIPSDKIIWEAPQKAQQVWFIKLVGSNVNLGNIAPNEVIPLETIRLGLRGDTFSHFLDNA; from the coding sequence ATGAATTACGACCTATCGCAACTACCTGACAGGACCTCAAAACCTCGCAATACTGGTTTTACCATGGTCATGGACAAAGGCCTTTCACTTCGTGAAATGGAAGACATGATTGAGACCTGCGGTGAATTTGTCGACATCATCAAATTTGGATGGGCAACATCTTATGTGACACCCAAACTAAAAGAAAAGATTGCGCTATTGAAAGACGCTGGCATTCCTTTCTATTTCGGCGGAACATTATTTGAAGCTTTTGTCATTCGCAATCAATTGGACGATTACAGAAAAGTGCTGGACAAGTTCGGTGTGGAATATGCGGAAGTAAGTGATGGTTCTATCGAAATGAACCACGACGACAAATGCGAATACATCAGCCAACTCTCTGGTCAAGTCACGGTATTGAGTGAAGTTGGCTCTAAAGATGCCGCAAAGATCATACCTCCATACAAGTGGATCGAGCAAATGCGAACAGAACTCGAGGCTGGTGCATGGAAGGTGATCGGCGAATCTCGAGAAGCTGGTAATGTTGGTTTATTCAGGGATTCTGGAGAAGTCCGACAAGGACTAGTAGAAGAGATCCTGACTCAGATACCTTCAGATAAGATCATTTGGGAAGCCCCTCAGAAAGCACAACAAGTCTGGTTTATCAAATTAGTCGGATCCAATGTCAACCTGGGTAATATTGCGCCAAATGAAGTAATACCTTTGGAAACCATTCGCTTGGGTCTAAGAGGAGATACTTTTAGTCACTTCCTGGATAACGCTTAA
- a CDS encoding DUF368 domain-containing protein has translation MQPYLSWFLKGLAMGAANVIPGVSGGTIAFITNIYERFINALKSLDLDAVSLLFKGKIKELIIKIDFWFLLSVLGGVAVSILSLAKLLEFLFLNYETLTLAFFFGLIIASIVAVGSQIESWNSSTVVALIVGTAIAISIAFLPPANANDAIWYVFLCGVVAVCSMILPGLSGSYILLLMGNYILVLQAISGFKFKVIIPMAAGCIVGLLLFSRLLSYLFAHYKSQTIALLTGFVTGSLVIIWPWKTAETITIEDKEKVVGYTWEMPELNGAFAIAFLLILIGFGLVFFIERTGQKKPAK, from the coding sequence ATGCAACCTTACCTGAGCTGGTTCTTGAAGGGCCTGGCAATGGGAGCTGCCAACGTGATCCCAGGTGTCTCTGGAGGCACCATCGCATTCATTACCAACATTTATGAACGGTTCATCAATGCCCTTAAAAGCCTTGATCTGGATGCGGTAAGCTTGCTCTTCAAAGGAAAAATCAAGGAATTGATCATAAAGATCGATTTCTGGTTCTTGCTGTCAGTACTTGGTGGTGTGGCCGTCAGTATTTTGAGTTTGGCCAAGCTGCTGGAATTCCTTTTCCTCAATTACGAGACATTAACGCTGGCTTTTTTCTTTGGATTGATCATCGCTTCGATTGTTGCGGTAGGATCTCAGATTGAGTCCTGGAACTCCTCAACTGTCGTTGCTCTGATCGTAGGAACAGCAATTGCGATCAGCATCGCATTTTTACCTCCGGCCAATGCTAATGATGCCATCTGGTACGTATTTCTATGTGGAGTGGTCGCTGTTTGCAGCATGATTTTACCCGGGCTTTCGGGTTCTTACATCCTGTTGCTTATGGGCAATTACATCCTCGTGCTGCAGGCAATTAGTGGATTTAAATTCAAAGTGATCATTCCAATGGCCGCGGGTTGCATTGTAGGCTTGCTACTGTTCTCAAGATTACTTTCCTATCTCTTCGCACACTACAAATCACAAACCATTGCTTTGCTGACAGGATTTGTTACTGGCTCACTGGTAATCATCTGGCCCTGGAAAACGGCTGAAACAATCACGATAGAAGATAAGGAAAAAGTAGTCGGCTATACGTGGGAAATGCCGGAACTGAATGGCGCATTTGCTATCGCATTCTTACTGATACTCATTGGTTTCGGACTAGTATTCTTCATTGAGCGCACAGGCCAGAAAAAACCAGCGAAGTAA
- a CDS encoding YdeI/OmpD-associated family protein, which translates to MGLVQKLQIKDLQHFFVVNCPEDLTEALKEEGLEQQVSFNDYKQGGVLLFIRHKAELGAMISGFIQDPSSDNHWVAFPKRSSKIPTDMGRDHGWDQFISANWIAVRQVSINEQWSTLRFRPRAVVKEVRRGTDYPGIDSKKKTVTIPESLDSRLQREGLKEVFEGLSFTKRKEAVISILQAKKPETLERRIIKIIESLT; encoded by the coding sequence ATGGGACTTGTTCAGAAACTCCAAATTAAGGACCTCCAGCACTTTTTTGTTGTCAATTGCCCGGAGGACTTGACTGAAGCTTTAAAAGAAGAAGGTTTGGAGCAGCAGGTTAGTTTCAATGATTATAAGCAAGGGGGTGTGCTGTTGTTTATTCGACACAAAGCAGAACTTGGCGCCATGATCTCCGGATTTATTCAAGATCCATCTTCAGATAATCACTGGGTGGCATTCCCGAAGCGGAGCTCAAAAATTCCTACGGATATGGGAAGAGATCATGGTTGGGATCAATTTATCTCTGCAAATTGGATAGCCGTTCGTCAGGTATCCATCAATGAGCAGTGGTCCACTTTGAGGTTTCGGCCAAGAGCTGTGGTAAAGGAAGTAAGGAGAGGTACAGACTATCCGGGAATCGATAGCAAGAAAAAGACCGTCACTATTCCTGAGTCACTGGACAGTCGTTTACAGCGGGAAGGCCTGAAAGAAGTATTTGAAGGCCTGAGTTTTACTAAACGCAAAGAAGCAGTGATCAGCATTCTCCAGGCTAAGAAGCCGGAAACACTGGAGCGTAGGATCATTAAGATAATCGAGTCTTTGACTTGA
- a CDS encoding YHS domain-containing (seleno)protein — translation MKSLFTFLLLICSSIVVAQEAYPVENGEVLLDGYDPVSYFLGEAKKGSSDILIEIDGRHLLFSSEENKKTYEQSPEKFEPAYGGWCAIAMVDKTFVVPDYTLYKIQDGALMFFSIRAFFNGLTEWDKDPDKNKLLADTNYTVLFD, via the coding sequence ATGAAATCCCTATTCACTTTTTTGCTATTGATATGCTCAAGTATTGTGGTAGCGCAAGAGGCCTATCCCGTAGAAAACGGAGAGGTTTTGCTCGATGGATATGATCCGGTAAGTTATTTCCTTGGAGAAGCAAAAAAGGGAAGCTCTGATATTTTAATCGAAATTGATGGACGCCACTTGCTTTTTTCTTCTGAGGAAAACAAAAAGACATACGAGCAATCCCCTGAAAAATTTGAGCCGGCATATGGAGGATGGTGTGCCATTGCGATGGTGGACAAGACGTTTGTAGTTCCTGACTACACCTTATACAAGATCCAGGACGGTGCTTTGATGTTTTTCTCGATCCGGGCATTTTTTAATGGGCTTACAGAGTGGGATAAAGATCCGGATAAGAATAAGTTATTGGCGGACACCAATTACACGGTATTATTTGATTAA
- a CDS encoding histidine kinase, with product MSDLIKILYVDDEVGNLNYFKSAFRREFEVLIAGSGAEGLEILQENPDIPVILTDQRMPKMTGVSFLMKSMEILPEAIRILVTGFSDMETVINAINHGNIYYFIHKPWSYDEMRIVIQKALETHQLRVQNKELQIMAERKEKERISSQLIALRNQINPHFLFNCLNTLRAMIPNNENARQFIKHMSSTYRYMLDHQDSNLSHLENELKFAEDYIYLQKVRFGEALDYSVNIENARRDWTLPSGALQLLVENTIKHNAASRNKPLKIDIYDEENSIVVKNNYQPRPDGAESMGIGQSNLVKRLAFFSEAEPEFYQEGEFYYAKVPLLKKIS from the coding sequence ATGAGTGACCTCATCAAGATACTCTACGTGGATGATGAAGTGGGTAACTTAAACTACTTCAAGTCTGCGTTTAGACGAGAGTTTGAAGTACTTATTGCCGGTTCGGGAGCAGAAGGCCTGGAAATTCTCCAGGAAAACCCAGATATACCTGTAATTCTCACTGACCAGCGCATGCCCAAGATGACGGGTGTCTCATTTCTCATGAAATCCATGGAAATACTCCCAGAAGCCATACGCATTCTGGTAACAGGATTTTCGGACATGGAAACAGTGATCAATGCCATTAATCATGGCAACATCTATTACTTCATTCACAAACCCTGGTCGTATGATGAAATGCGAATCGTCATCCAAAAAGCTCTTGAAACGCATCAACTGCGGGTACAGAACAAAGAGCTTCAGATCATGGCTGAGCGAAAAGAGAAAGAACGCATCTCTTCGCAGCTGATCGCATTAAGAAATCAGATCAACCCCCACTTTTTATTCAACTGTCTGAACACCCTTCGGGCGATGATCCCTAACAATGAAAATGCGCGGCAGTTCATTAAGCACATGTCCTCCACCTATCGCTACATGCTGGATCATCAGGATTCCAATCTTTCTCATCTGGAGAATGAATTGAAGTTCGCAGAGGACTATATATACCTTCAAAAAGTACGTTTTGGCGAGGCACTGGACTATTCTGTCAACATTGAGAATGCACGAAGGGACTGGACTCTACCGTCAGGAGCCTTGCAACTTTTGGTGGAGAATACCATCAAACATAATGCTGCCAGTCGGAACAAGCCGCTTAAAATCGACATCTACGACGAAGAAAATTCCATAGTCGTCAAAAACAACTATCAACCTCGGCCAGATGGTGCCGAATCCATGGGCATCGGGCAATCCAACCTGGTAAAAAGGCTCGCTTTCTTCTCGGAAGCCGAACCGGAGTTTTATCAGGAAGGTGAGTTTTATTATGCCAAGGTTCCTTTATTGAAAAAAATATCATAA
- a CDS encoding LytTR family DNA-binding domain-containing protein encodes MFQVVIIEDEPLAAQDLEQTLIQLDEEIQITAKLDSVASAVEWFQKNDADLILSDIQLGDGLSFDIFSNVETKAPIIITTAFDQYAIRAFKENSVDYLLKPIDKEELSTAIDKFKSWKQSQEEFDLENFLDALKPEIRPTYQERFIVTLGERIISIPEENVAYFFSEDRYTYLVEKTGKQHILNTNLGDLEGTLNPKDFYRINRKYIISYRAIKSMVAYSKSRVKIDLEPAPPNSMEVVVSVERSGAFKRWLNR; translated from the coding sequence ATGTTTCAAGTAGTAATCATCGAAGACGAGCCTTTAGCTGCTCAAGATCTGGAGCAAACCCTCATTCAATTAGACGAGGAAATTCAAATCACAGCTAAGCTGGACAGTGTAGCTTCCGCCGTGGAGTGGTTCCAGAAGAATGATGCAGACCTGATCTTGTCAGATATACAATTAGGTGATGGTCTTAGTTTCGACATTTTCAGTAACGTAGAGACCAAGGCTCCCATCATCATTACCACTGCTTTTGATCAATACGCGATCAGAGCATTCAAAGAAAACAGTGTTGATTACCTGCTTAAACCGATCGACAAAGAAGAGCTTTCGACGGCTATCGATAAATTCAAAAGCTGGAAGCAATCACAAGAGGAATTTGATCTGGAAAACTTCCTGGATGCCTTAAAACCAGAAATCAGACCTACCTATCAGGAACGATTCATCGTCACTTTGGGTGAAAGGATCATCAGCATCCCGGAAGAGAATGTTGCCTACTTCTTCAGCGAAGACCGATACACTTATCTGGTCGAGAAAACAGGAAAACAACATATTCTAAATACCAATTTGGGAGATCTGGAAGGCACCTTAAATCCTAAGGACTTCTATCGTATCAATAGAAAATATATCATCTCTTACCGTGCCATCAAAAGCATGGTGGCTTACAGCAAGAGCCGCGTTAAGATCGACCTGGAGCCCGCACCGCCTAATTCCATGGAAGTAGTAGTCAGCGTAGAACGTTCAGGAGCTTTTAAAAGGTGGCTCAATAGATAA